A single window of Actinoallomurus bryophytorum DNA harbors:
- a CDS encoding TIGR03668 family PPOX class F420-dependent oxidoreductase, with protein MRLTEEAARERLTSATVLRLASTDAAGRPHLVVVTFAIEGDHIFTAVDAKPKRTRDLKRLRNIRADPRVAVLADHYEDDWTHLWWVRADATAEIIEDPAAMARPISLLRERYRQYRETPPEGPVIALTVERWTGWAYEG; from the coding sequence ATGAGGCTGACGGAGGAGGCCGCCCGCGAGCGCCTGACCTCGGCAACCGTCCTCCGGCTGGCGTCCACGGACGCGGCCGGCCGGCCGCATCTGGTCGTGGTGACCTTCGCGATCGAGGGCGATCACATCTTCACGGCGGTCGACGCCAAACCGAAGCGCACGCGTGACCTGAAACGTCTCCGCAACATCCGCGCCGACCCGCGCGTGGCCGTCCTGGCCGACCACTACGAGGACGACTGGACCCACCTGTGGTGGGTACGCGCCGACGCGACCGCCGAGATCATCGAGGACCCGGCCGCGATGGCACGGCCCATCTCGCTGCTCCGCGAGCGCTACCGCCAGTACCGCGAGACACCGCCGGAGGGGCCGGTCATCGCCCTCACGGTCGAACGCTGGACCGGCTGGGCGTACGAGGGCTAG
- a CDS encoding HAD family hydrolase: MPRAIVFDLFGVIASTQKPEDVARIELIAGVDAGPFWEAYWALRKPYDAGQSATDYWAAVAGRLDVRFDDATVRRLVEADMDSWTNMDPAMVELVGELAAGGRTLGLLSNIVADLVPIFEARHGAWLAHFKVLAYSCETGVAKPDREAYEIVAGRLGVEPQDCLFIDDNEANVLAAREAGMRAEVFRDPGQVRALLAV, encoded by the coding sequence ATGCCGCGCGCGATCGTGTTCGACCTGTTCGGCGTCATCGCGTCGACCCAGAAGCCCGAGGACGTCGCCAGGATCGAGCTGATCGCCGGCGTGGACGCGGGGCCGTTCTGGGAGGCCTACTGGGCGCTGCGCAAGCCGTACGACGCCGGGCAGTCCGCGACGGACTACTGGGCCGCGGTGGCGGGCCGGCTTGACGTGCGGTTCGACGACGCTACGGTCCGGCGGCTGGTGGAGGCCGACATGGACAGCTGGACCAACATGGACCCGGCAATGGTCGAACTGGTCGGCGAGCTGGCCGCCGGCGGACGCACGCTCGGCCTGCTCTCCAACATCGTCGCCGACCTGGTGCCGATCTTCGAGGCACGCCACGGCGCGTGGCTCGCGCACTTCAAGGTGCTGGCCTACTCGTGTGAGACCGGCGTGGCCAAGCCGGACCGCGAGGCGTACGAGATCGTGGCCGGCCGCCTCGGCGTCGAGCCGCAGGACTGCCTGTTCATCGACGACAACGAGGCCAACGTGCTCGCCGCACGCGAGGCCGGGATGCGGGCCGAGGTGTTCCGCGACCCCGGCCAGGTCCGCGCGCTGCTGGCGGTCTAG
- a CDS encoding TetR/AcrR family transcriptional regulator: MTPTTTRGRGEEREDAILLATLALLAEVGYDQVTMDAVAKRAGASKATIYRRWQGKAELVVTAVKRHAGSPVMTPPDTGNLRQDLLAVLGVMRSSLTGQDAALILGLMIAMRRDPELARTVRGQVVDDKREVFGAVIARAVARGDLPATVDHALFVEISSAMLFSRLFVTGEPLDDAFVHHLTDDVLLPLLDHQSGRR, from the coding sequence ATGACACCGACGACAACGCGTGGGCGCGGCGAGGAACGGGAGGACGCGATCCTGCTGGCCACGCTCGCGCTGCTGGCCGAGGTCGGCTACGACCAGGTGACCATGGACGCGGTGGCCAAGCGCGCCGGCGCCAGCAAGGCCACGATCTACCGCAGGTGGCAGGGCAAGGCCGAACTCGTCGTCACGGCCGTCAAACGGCACGCGGGAAGTCCGGTGATGACGCCGCCCGACACCGGGAACCTGCGTCAGGATCTGCTGGCCGTGCTGGGTGTGATGCGGTCCAGTCTCACCGGGCAGGACGCCGCGCTCATCCTCGGCCTCATGATCGCGATGCGCCGCGATCCCGAACTCGCCCGCACGGTGCGCGGACAGGTCGTCGACGACAAACGTGAGGTGTTCGGCGCGGTCATCGCCCGTGCCGTCGCGCGCGGCGACCTTCCGGCGACGGTCGACCACGCGCTGTTCGTGGAGATCAGCTCGGCGATGTTGTTCTCCCGCCTTTTCGTCACGGGTGAGCCACTCGACGACGCCTTTGTTCATCACCTCACCGACGACGTACTCCTTCCCCTCCTGGACCACCAGTCGGGCCGACGATAA
- a CDS encoding TetR/AcrR family transcriptional regulator, whose amino-acid sequence MTTTGKDKGPHRAGARAAGGARRRGRGSTVFASERREHLVRLAAELFAEKGYQATTVRNIADEAGILSGSLYHHFDSKESIVDEILSAFFDELTATNQAALERGGDPRTILAALVSNCFGTLVPHRAAIMVMQNDWNYLRQFDRFDYLTRSEEKAERMWMGQISKGQEIGLFRDDIDARLTYRMIRDTIWVAVRWFRPGGRLDAQGLADHYIKVLFDGIAVH is encoded by the coding sequence GTGACGACCACGGGCAAGGACAAGGGACCGCACCGAGCCGGTGCCCGCGCCGCTGGAGGCGCCCGGCGTCGCGGCAGAGGATCGACGGTGTTCGCCTCGGAGCGCCGTGAGCACCTGGTGCGCCTCGCGGCCGAGCTCTTCGCCGAAAAGGGCTACCAGGCCACGACGGTCCGCAACATCGCGGACGAGGCGGGCATCCTGTCGGGAAGTCTCTACCACCACTTCGACTCCAAGGAGTCGATCGTGGACGAGATCCTCTCCGCCTTCTTCGACGAGCTGACCGCCACCAACCAGGCCGCCCTCGAACGCGGCGGCGACCCGCGTACGATCCTGGCCGCGCTCGTGAGCAACTGCTTCGGCACGCTGGTACCCCACCGCGCCGCCATCATGGTCATGCAGAACGACTGGAACTACCTGCGGCAGTTCGACCGCTTCGACTACCTGACCCGGTCGGAGGAGAAGGCCGAGCGCATGTGGATGGGCCAGATCAGCAAGGGACAGGAGATCGGGCTGTTCCGCGACGACATCGACGCCCGGCTGACCTACCGGATGATCCGCGACACGATCTGGGTGGCCGTCCGGTGGTTCAGGCCGGGTGGCCGGCTCGACGCCCAGGGTCTCGCCGACCACTACATCAAGGTCCTCTTCGACGGCATCGCCGTGCACTGA
- a CDS encoding MMPL family transporter translates to MHEGPLVRLARFCYRRRRRVLLFWIVGAVAVMAVGFGFSAPADNSFAGGDTESARAQNLIKEHFPQQNGDTLTLAIHADGDVTAVRPRVERVLTALAHAPHVASVTSPYQAPEQISPDRHTAFAPVQLDRVSADVPKAGVVKMISDVRDASGNGLTLALGGATVTDAETPGGGPTEGIGLLAAVIVLLIAFGSLLAMGLPIVTAIFGIGTGLAGISILGHVLPAPSFSPIVAGLIGLGVGVDYALFIVTRYREALDGGADPEKATGMAIVTAGRSVLFAGTTVVLALLGLLVMQQRLLSSIAVAASVTVLMTMIAAVTLLPALLGFTGRRIDRFKLPLLARRSGRAPLSERWAGLIQRRPVIAGTAAGVLLLVLAVPALSMRLSFNDSSTQPHDTSSYTSHRILTDGFGPGYDAPLIGVSTSADGASAVAAAVGRTPGVASVTPVRTSQDGAASLFIAYPKTGLEDVATPALVHRLRDTVVPRAAGNAQVLIGGANAGTIDFSDSVTSRLPYLIAVVVGLSLLLLLVFVRSVAIAVKAAVMNLLSIASAYGVLTAIVQWGWLGRQLGFPVGMPVTAWVPLFMFPILFGLSTDYEVFLISRIREEYDLGAETRVAVTRGLARTARVITAAAAIMVCVFLSVLLVGQIDVKQVGLGLGVAVLIDATIVRMVLVPAVMELLGRANWWLPGWLARILPVAEPPAATAPLPGRVEEPAG, encoded by the coding sequence GTGCACGAAGGCCCGCTCGTACGGCTGGCCCGATTCTGTTACCGCCGACGCCGCCGGGTCCTGCTGTTCTGGATCGTCGGCGCCGTGGCCGTGATGGCGGTCGGCTTCGGTTTTTCGGCTCCGGCCGACAACAGCTTCGCCGGTGGCGACACCGAGTCCGCACGTGCCCAGAACCTGATCAAGGAGCACTTCCCGCAGCAGAACGGCGACACCCTCACGCTGGCCATCCACGCGGACGGCGACGTCACGGCCGTCCGGCCTCGCGTGGAGCGGGTTCTCACCGCGCTCGCCCACGCCCCGCACGTCGCCTCCGTGACCTCGCCGTACCAGGCGCCGGAGCAGATCTCGCCCGACCGGCATACCGCGTTCGCCCCGGTCCAGCTCGACCGGGTCTCGGCCGACGTGCCGAAGGCCGGCGTGGTGAAGATGATCTCCGATGTGCGCGACGCGTCCGGGAACGGCCTGACACTCGCCCTCGGCGGCGCCACGGTCACCGACGCGGAGACGCCCGGGGGCGGGCCGACCGAGGGGATCGGCCTGCTCGCGGCCGTGATCGTGCTGCTGATCGCGTTCGGCTCGCTGCTCGCGATGGGCCTGCCGATCGTCACCGCGATCTTCGGCATCGGCACCGGGCTGGCCGGCATCTCGATCCTCGGTCACGTGCTGCCCGCCCCGTCGTTCAGCCCCATCGTGGCCGGTCTCATCGGCCTCGGCGTCGGCGTCGACTACGCGCTGTTCATCGTCACCCGCTATCGCGAGGCCCTCGACGGCGGCGCCGATCCCGAAAAGGCCACCGGCATGGCCATCGTGACCGCGGGCCGGTCGGTGCTGTTCGCCGGGACGACCGTGGTCCTCGCGCTCCTTGGACTGCTCGTCATGCAGCAGCGGCTGCTCAGCTCGATCGCCGTCGCGGCGTCGGTCACCGTGCTGATGACCATGATCGCCGCGGTCACGCTGCTGCCCGCGCTGCTCGGCTTCACCGGCCGGCGCATCGACCGGTTCAAGCTGCCGCTGCTGGCACGCCGGTCCGGACGCGCGCCGCTGTCAGAACGCTGGGCCGGACTGATCCAGCGGCGCCCGGTCATCGCGGGTACCGCGGCCGGGGTGCTCCTGCTCGTGCTCGCCGTCCCCGCCCTGTCGATGCGGTTGAGCTTCAACGACTCCAGCACCCAGCCGCACGACACCAGCAGCTACACCTCGCACCGCATCCTCACCGACGGCTTCGGCCCCGGCTACGACGCGCCGCTGATCGGGGTCTCGACGTCGGCCGACGGCGCGAGCGCGGTCGCGGCGGCGGTCGGGCGCACTCCCGGCGTCGCGTCCGTGACACCGGTGCGGACCAGCCAGGACGGTGCCGCGTCCCTGTTCATCGCCTATCCGAAGACCGGGCTGGAGGACGTCGCCACACCCGCGCTCGTGCACCGGCTACGCGACACCGTCGTGCCACGGGCGGCCGGGAACGCGCAGGTGCTGATCGGCGGCGCGAACGCCGGCACGATCGACTTCTCCGACTCGGTGACCTCGCGGCTGCCGTACCTGATCGCCGTCGTCGTGGGCCTGTCACTGCTCCTGCTGCTCGTGTTCGTCCGCTCGGTCGCCATCGCGGTGAAGGCGGCGGTGATGAACCTCCTGTCCATCGCCAGTGCCTACGGCGTGCTCACCGCGATCGTGCAGTGGGGCTGGCTCGGGCGCCAGCTCGGCTTCCCGGTCGGCATGCCGGTGACCGCGTGGGTGCCGCTGTTCATGTTCCCGATCCTGTTCGGGCTCTCCACCGACTACGAGGTCTTCCTGATCTCCCGGATCCGTGAGGAGTACGACCTCGGCGCGGAGACGCGGGTGGCGGTGACCCGCGGCCTGGCGCGTACCGCACGTGTCATCACCGCGGCGGCCGCGATCATGGTGTGCGTGTTCCTGTCGGTCCTGCTCGTCGGTCAGATCGACGTCAAGCAGGTCGGGCTTGGCCTGGGAGTCGCGGTGCTGATCGACGCGACGATCGTGCGGATGGTGCTCGTGCCCGCCGTCATGGAGCTGCTCGGCCGCGCCAACTGGTGGCTGCCCGGCTGGCTCGCCCGCATCCTGCCCGTCGCCGAGCCGCCCGCGGCCACGGCACCGCTGCCCGGCCGGGTGGAGGAGCCGGCCGGCTGA
- a CDS encoding Dabb family protein has translation MSGFRHIALFQWREDATAEQKRTLEDRLNELPGVIPELRAYAIGGDAGVNDGNFDFAVVADFADRDAYLVYRDHPTHRKIIDECVTPIVAERRAVQYAL, from the coding sequence ATGTCAGGGTTCCGGCACATAGCGCTGTTCCAGTGGCGTGAGGACGCGACCGCGGAGCAGAAGAGGACCCTCGAGGACCGGCTCAACGAGCTGCCCGGGGTGATACCCGAGCTTCGTGCCTACGCCATCGGCGGCGATGCCGGCGTCAACGACGGCAACTTCGACTTCGCCGTGGTGGCCGACTTCGCGGACCGTGACGCGTACCTCGTCTACCGCGACCACCCGACGCACCGGAAGATCATCGACGAGTGCGTCACGCCGATCGTCGCCGAACGACGCGCGGTGCAGTACGCGCTGTAG
- a CDS encoding endonuclease V — MKVVDLHPWPATAEEATAIQDTLRPLADLTSPGPPTLRTVAGLDVAYADDRLAAAVVVLDADSLDVVEEATVLDRPAFPYIPGLFAFRELPALVGALRELTVTPDLLVCDGHGLAHPKRFGLACHLGVLTGLPAIGVGKTRLVGSYDEPATDRGAWSALSDGGQVVGRALRTQTGVRPVFVSVGHRADLEAACALTLRLAPRYRLPETTRLADRLSRRTLTGC; from the coding sequence GTGAAGGTAGTGGATCTGCACCCCTGGCCGGCGACGGCCGAGGAGGCGACGGCGATCCAGGACACACTGCGTCCCCTCGCCGATCTGACCTCGCCGGGACCCCCGACCCTACGCACGGTGGCGGGCCTCGACGTGGCCTACGCCGATGACCGGCTGGCCGCCGCGGTGGTCGTGCTGGACGCGGACAGCCTCGACGTCGTCGAGGAGGCCACGGTCCTCGACCGGCCTGCCTTCCCCTACATCCCCGGGCTGTTCGCGTTCCGTGAGCTGCCTGCTCTGGTGGGGGCCCTGCGCGAGCTCACGGTCACCCCCGACCTCCTGGTCTGCGACGGTCACGGACTGGCGCACCCGAAGAGGTTCGGCCTCGCCTGCCATCTCGGCGTGCTGACCGGGCTGCCCGCGATCGGCGTCGGCAAGACCCGGCTCGTCGGCTCCTACGACGAGCCCGCCACCGACCGCGGCGCCTGGAGCGCGCTCAGCGACGGCGGCCAGGTCGTCGGGCGCGCGCTGCGCACGCAGACGGGCGTACGGCCGGTGTTCGTCTCGGTGGGACACCGTGCCGACCTGGAGGCGGCCTGCGCCCTGACGCTGCGGCTCGCGCCGCGCTACCGCCTGCCGGAGACCACCCGCCTGGCCGACCGCCTGTCCCGGCGGACCCTCACAGGTTGTTGA